The genomic region ttgcaaaacgggaatgataacatctctagtgtgagcaaaagcggctacagttatcattagattgtggatgatctcaaggacctgaatagctcgatggattgtcttcatcattcttgttgcaaattcaacaactaccgtgtgggatttgtcaatccaagagctcataagctgaaccaagctcttgactctttctgctTCGCCAACCGATTCGagaggaagtgcttgcacaggagatattgctggatcctgacgtctcaagggctgattgagatgactaaaatagcctctccaagcacctctctctctctcaagcttcctattcttttccatttcttctttaagtttgcccttaagtgcttcaaatgaatcggttgcctcatccatcgCCTGTTCAgaagtgagtggaccaagctcaaatgtttccagatcatactcatctgcaagaatttcattttcatacttgtccactactggtgtagctatctgcaatttcctgaaTCCCGTCTCATCCCTTATCActttggacatcttggtggccttcttcttttccgttacttcttgagaatttcctataaggctctctaagtcaattacatcctcttcttcttcaatcacaatcacccttatcagtctctccttcaaccaatctgggatggcggatcttgtctctctaacttgtatttctttaagcaagggttcatcttctcggagaggagatgtcgcttcatcatcatttcccTGATCCTCCTGTAGCTCATCAATTTGTAgaggttgacttgatgaatgttgaggtgttTGTCCCTTCTCTagcttatcattctgtaccatggattccatagattcatcaatctTAGGTactatcttctcttgaccttcaccttgacttgccttctttccatgtcgagaagatgtgcctgatgggcgatctcgattggcctcttgcttcttcttagaagattctcttttctcagggctttcttttctctttgcgcctctaggatgagaggTATCTTCACTTACGCTTGCTcttccttcttctggtctttcttccaaagtaaaagtcattggtatgttctgctctcttaacttctgatgttgtacatccacccatctgcgagtacatgacaaaacaggagccatcaaagctctcaaatccaaaatctcaggctcgttccaatctatcttcactctcttatcttctttgtcataggatgattggagatgtctgccattgtcctgagcttgatcggctactctgtaaactttgcattttctgatgaaatctaaaggcaatctggaatgcatctttcttttaacttctaaatcatttgagagattcatccaaaagtcttccacctgaaactcatgtccGTACTTCCTAGCaattgtctcctccatataaccataccGATCAAAATTCTCCCGTGGGGCAAAGAAGGTGAATGAATACCaggctaattccttctctgcatcctctgAAGCTTGaatattaggacatacctcaactgaatttcccaATATGATAGGCatgggaactccatttccatgcttgtgtctggatatcTTCGCACAAGCTACCAATTGTCTggttacctcaagtagcactactctatctgtcggatatcttggcaacatgtagggaggtgaaggacatccctgaactctgatgtatgtaaacttttgaaactggatgaaccaagcaccatacctcttcacaagccCTTGTGCATCcggagatagtcgattgtgaatcccgccttgcaatatcctagtgatgttcatcgtgaaggtatcattgactaacttgtagtcacttctaggtggatgatgcagatgaacataagagtcacaaactctcacttctccgggtcctcttccgatcacctctgtgaggtagccttgcatactcgaaactcctgatcaaggcatatatgacgtatgagctcatgtggaacgacttggtaggccttagtcttctcaactgcacatccaggcTATTGCTAATCATTCtggcccaatgaatcgttccttttccttggacaatcacttgaatgatgaagaacatccacttttcgaagtaggcggcttgaggagcccctgtaactcgattgagcaaagttatcaaatctctgtactcctcttggaaatcaatcctatgcggtgtattgggaatcttgttcaggcgaggacgacttttgagcaaccaattcttgttgatgaggttCAAACAGGGgtcaggatcatcttcatacattgacctggctacttctaaacttttgtaaatcatatctttatgctctggaagatgaagagcctcacttatagcctcctctgaaaggtaagctaaagtgtttccttccttggacacgatcgatctcgattgtgagtcataatggcgggcacactcgatcatcagctcatgacactggactgctggagggaatcCTGCTGCcatgatgatgccactttcaattattctcttcgcgacaggtgatggctcgccaatgtaggggacctctcgaaacttcttcacactgaagtttcccaagttggtatctccgatattactccatttggacacgatcctggtctccaattcttcgttcttctgatcCTCTTTGATGAGGGCTGGATGACTAGTGGATGCTTCTGTCTTTGGAgttgccatcttgacacctacacaacatttcacaattaataatataccTTGAAGCGTAGAAATATAGAGTGAAAAGGAAgatttaattaggaaacttcatgataaatcctaagttatcatttcctaattaattacGCAATACTTGGAtttttcaaaatgttcaaaattcaaatcttcaaaatGGTATTAAGATGATTTCACCATActtcctcttgagtattaaactctaagaaatgatgcaaaaatagatgaatttcgctaggcaaaatgtagatctaagctctcccttggataaaatgcgcctcctttagccttcaaaagaaTCAACTCCACTTCCTTCTAGTCTCCAACGCTTGAAATAAATTCGCTTCAAGCAAACCAGATTTCGCACCCCCAATTGGCTCTCTAAATTCGCTCTTaaggcaatgattgaatgatttgaattgtgaaaaaacacctccaatatatagagcgctcacccctttgctccctctaggctGACTTAGCAAAAAAagaggttaaaaataaataaatttccaaaaaaggGGGCCCGACTTGGAAAAATAAGTGAAAATAAGGCCTTGTGCGctctatatttaattttaatttaataaaaatttattttaaatgccttcacaataaaagttcgattttttttaggcttaaaatcaattaaatgccaaaatttaatgtcaatttaatcttaattttcCACATGCCTTCAAATTAGCAATTTTAGCGGCctaatgcaatttggagaatattaattttttaaaacaaggcttaatgagatttcatgaggatttcgccctggaccctctctgagggtcaggagcgacttttgatTTTTAGCCTTGAATATTCCACATTTCAacttgaaaatctcctggagggtaaaTTGATATCCCGTTAACGTGTTGcacttcaaatttgacattttttatgaggaaaaataggtgaaaatgcaaatttcgctctggaccttcactgagggtcaggagcgatttttgattTTTTGCTCAAGCTTAGCACTTTTCAACCTCCAAAACTTCTTCAAGATGTTTCAACTAGGTCCTTTCACGGAATTGCAAACTTAGCCCTATCcaattttggagaaaaggtgtGTTTTTGaagtttctcgctgtgggccctctctgagggtcaggagcgattttttgattttgagcttgattctccatcatttttcattaaaactttGTTCATCATTTGGCAATGTCCTTCCTTAATCCACTCCAACCAAATTCGCTTTGGTGTCgcaaggtaaaatgaggattttcaacaatatcgctatgggccctctctgagggtctagagcgatttttcgctgtgggcctttattgagggtcaggagcgatttttcattttttgaccaAATTCATCAAGTTTTAAAGGCAAAATAATATTCATCCTGCTCTTGGAGGTCTTTTCTCCTTGTCcaaaccttgccttagcaccattttgaagaaaacatgcattttttgaaaatcttgctgtgggccttcactgagggtcaggagcgattttttggttctaggcaaattccttcatcttttgatcttcaaatcacctccaaggcataacacatcacgtcctcctcctgtccaagcaagtttttatctcaattcttcaaacaaaggagagaaaactggaaaatcgctatgggccctctctgagggtccggagtgatttttgtaattgccttcaaaatattgattctcaacgatttcttttcacttcaaggcttttcaaacatcgtttctaacccatgcctaaccttagctttcctcaaacttggatgaaaattTCCCATTTTaagtttctcgctgtgggccctctttgagggtccggagcgatttctcgctgtgggccctctctaagggtcaggagcgattttttcattttgggctgatttctccttgtgttgatcctccaaattattttcaacggatagaacatgctttccttcatcccctccaatcataaaatcactttgatcttgcaagaataatgcatatttgaaaatctcgctgtggaccctctctgagggttaggagcgatttttgccacctggaccaaaatgtttcacttttcatctaaaaatcactttgccaagggagatatcgtcttgttctttgctatgaataaaaattcatgtccaagaaaggtccaaaaatgtgcacacaaagaaaatcgctgcaggccctctctgagggtcaggagcgatttttcctttcCTGGGCAAAATTCACCATCTTTCATGTCTCCAAACCTTCCAAAGCATCAAGTCATGTTCAATCATCCTTCCACGAGACCTTGCACAAAGCaaattagaaaagtcagtgacaaatatgacttAAACATCATTTTCACCctgggccttcactgagggtcaggagaTTTTACCCTTTTTGGCCAAACTGCTTCAAATTTAAGTCTCAAACTGCTTCACAAGGCAAAGTCAGGTTCTTTTCAAGgtcaggaaccagttagcaagttcatcaaaaacaagaaattgtacTCCGGATAAATTTCGccttgggccctctctgagggtcaggagtgatttgtCTGTTTTAGGCATCATCTTGcttcaaaaatttggtcaaaacTCACCaaggcaagaacacacaatttcaccttcaaaaatgctaacacttagtcaaaattggattttaccCTAAAAAACCTTtattagacctaacctgagacctatttgACTCTCCTGAAAGACCTACCTTATTTCAATCACCTCAATCTTCGGGAGGATACTTaacaattttcaaaatttgactggactcagcttgaataaCATCCAAAAGAAACTCCTAAGGCTTAGCCCTGGCCCAGACAGataactcactcactcaaaaccctaaaagcagagagaagaacaagcagagagaagcaaaaaacgaagcgaaaagagggggtccccattttaatggggcgatgtgtgaaatggtcacaacaagattGCAACAATCTTGTGAGCAATGCATGGCCATTCTAAATGCCTCCAGTCACCCTGACCATGAGGCTTTGAAATAACCTGACTCATTTGTAAGTGGCTCATACATAGATCATACATTAAACCACGGATACttgtatataaaaaaattaaacatgcaaatatatatttattaatgaataTCATTCATGTCATCATGATAGCTAAACCAATTTAATTTAGAGAGTGCCCATAGTACATACGATAATTTCACAGCACTTATACCAGGGGGAAAGTCTTATTGTCAAATAGCTCGTTCCTTCCTATGAAAAAAGTATCTTATTTCGCTATGTTATCAATTCAATAGCCCATTACCATAACACATCACTTAATTAATTGGCCAATTTTATAATGCAGACAAGGGCTGAGGGCCTCAAGTTGGGCAACCGATCTGAGCAGCTTTACATAAATTATGAACAGCAGCAATGAATTACAGTAGCTCATAATTTATGAGATCAAAATAACAGCAATTTAATAATTCTGAACCCAAACTTACTGTATAACAAAGTACTCAAGAAAATTCAAATCTCAGAATTTTGACTACAACTTCACTTGCAGATGCTCACCCCAAAGCAGAAGCTTTACGACAACCCAGGGTATCACGAAGACCAGTGTGACTGTCTTTAGTTTCTTGAATTTTTACTAATATTTATTACTGGGTCATCCTTGAATTGCTCCTTCAAGGATCTGTTTGTAATTTTTTACAAGGACATATAAGGTAACCTAGCAAGATAACTGTTGTCAGACAGATTTCCAGTTTTGGTAAAAGATGCCATCTGTCACATAAAAGATCAACTGAGAATAGGGATTGATCACAAATAGGAATGTCCACTAGAGGTGCAGTCAGGAAATGCAGGTTGTAACCATCCAGGCCAAGGAAAAGCATCAGTCAATGACTGCTATGGCTTTATTGATGTTGCCCAGTAAGGAGGAATACATGCTTGGACCCAGCAGAAGAGCTGCCATGATGCATACTTGTTTTGCCAGAAGGTTATGTGGGCCACAGCGGCAGCCTGTAGATAAATTCCCAGCATCAAGGGAATTCAATCAGCCAAAAGTAGACAAGACAATACGTGTGCTCCATCAGCAGGTAAGGAAACTGCCTGTCATAAGGGATACAAGCAATGGGCAACATTTTGATTTGTATCCTCTTGACTTAACAAATCAAATGTTCTTTCAAGAAGCTTTAACTTGCTCCTATTGTGATTTGTAGATGTCCTTGAGGTTGATTTTGGATGCAATGGAGCTCCATATATACTTAGAGCCAACCTTTGATTTGATGCTTGAACACAATTATTAGCTAAATCTGGCTTTTTTTGATATTTTGCAATTTTTGCAGGTGACAGCCTTTTCTTTGAATGATCATCAACATTTGGACTGGGACATATAGTACACCATGTTTCTGTTACGTGGCAAAGGTGCCCACGAACTTTAGTATAAGAACCTCCATAATCTTTTAGGCACTAATGACAATGTCCATTTGTAACCTCCACCTTGTTGAATTTTGTCAAGATACCTTGTTgaattttgtcaagaatggtgACATTTCCACAATGGAGATCTATGATCTGGTTTGATCCACTTTTTAGTGTTTTGATTTGTTGACATCAAACAGTGATGATGCCATGATTAATATCCTACAAATatctaaattttaataaaatataaataattatatattgatttaacAGTCTAACTccaaaaatttatattatatatttaatatttattattttaacttaacaaaaaaaatacaaactaGGAACCTTCAATTAAATTCACAATAACTTTCACatttaatttgaaattaatttaaaaataaaataatgttaatacAAAGGGAAgttgcctctgaaatgtttttcttgtggtagaattggacatcATGCTTCTATTTGCACTTACAGAGAAGACTATAAGAGGctggatgatgatgagaagaaagatAAGTTTAGAAGACGCAACTTtaacaagaaataaaaaaattaatcatatttaaAAATGCCCTCGTTATTAAAATTTTTGGAAATGCAGCGAggtactggaaaatacaaaggtaggttgcctttgaaatatttttcttgtggtagaattagacattatgcttctaattgcacttaCAAAGAAGACTATAATAGAccggatgatgatgagaagaaaactAAGTTTAGAAGATGCAACTTTAACAAGAAATACAAAAAATAATCATATTTAAAAATGCCTTCCCATAGAGCAGCCATTACAAAAGTATGCTAAGCATGTTATGGATTTTCTCTTTATGCATATGACTCCTTGAAGCCACTTTCATATATCAAAAAAATTTATTGTGACTTATATCGTAACACATAATAGTTCAAAATGTTTGAATTAAAATAATAATGGTAATTTtattgcaaatatgattgaatttaATAATAGTACATACGCGACcaaatttattattttgatttatatttattttcttcattataatttttaatatttgattaaaGATTTAAAAaactaaatgttttattttataagtttaaattgttaaattttttatatttatttttttatttttaattaatattaacattatttttttaaaaaattaatttcaacTTAAATGTGAAAGTTATTGTGAATTTAATTATAGGTTCCtagtttgtattttttttttgtaaagttaaaataataaattattaatcccATCTCTACCCTCGTTGGTAATATAGTATTAATAATTTAACTTAGTAAATTTAGTATTAATAATTACTAAATTATTCATCCCATCTCTACCTTATTATTGATTGTCATTAACTTAGTATTAAATTATTCATCCCATCTCTACCTCGTTTAGTTGATTGCCATTTAGTATGcgtatctctctacctctctctctctcaccctcaaacCCTTGCGAGGGGTGCTACTCTCAACCTCGTTTTGGTGTTGCCCCCAAACTCCCATTAAACTGTAAGTCTAAGCAAGTAATAGGCTAGTGATGAATCATGGTCATAAAAATCTACATGATACATATCATTTGTTGCAAATCTCTGCATATTCatagttaaaaaaatattatgGCGGCTGcatcatccaagacctaccttagatgccttcatAGGAGGGAtgtaggctcctctgagccatagacttctagtttttgtttggatatttttttagaacatttgatgtcatggatttcatattccactagttttgtatacatttgactatatttatatatctaagtgtGCTATTTCCTTCAATTTGTGTTTATACTTGTGTGATCGaggtatacttgtgtatgtgataaaattagcttctatttgatgatgttatagtgtctttaatgcttatttaataaagggtgcatgaaataAGTTTTAAATCCTAAAAATTTCTCTAAATTTCTTGGATTCTCACTTGCCGAGCCTTTGTTGAGTCTACGTCAAGTCGGAGTCTCGTTTCTATGATCTTATCTCTTTCACTTATAGGATAACTTGGTTCAAAGATAGTGGTTACCTAGGATAGGGATGATGACATGGATGATATTGAGTCAAACGTAGATGAAGAAATGTTGGAAAGATGGAGTGTATGAGGGAGCTTGAGATTTAGGTGGTGACAAGGAAACATCATGGATGAAGGAAGCCAATAGTTAGCTAGTGGCAAATAAACATGCATGTGAGAGATCAAGATTGAGGTCGTGATGAGGGAACATAAGCTTAGGAGGTTCATGTTTCTGATTCTTGTACCCTTGACATTGTGTTGCTCCTAGAATACTTGatgtttcttcttctttgcatggcATTTCAAATGAAAATACAATGGCAGAATCCACTATATCTGTTGCAAAGTCTCACTTAATACTTACAAACCTTGCTCCTTAGCTAAATTCTAATGGCATCCAAATCAATCGTGGTGGTTACTTGGAAAATCTTCACCAGTGATGTTGAGAAATCTACCCATGTGACTGATTTTGTAATGTAACAGCTATGGGTGGTGGTTACCTATTTATTACCAAGGTATGGCATTTCACATCTTTCACCTCAGCTGATAAACATTGATGTCAATGTTGGTAAGCAGCTTAAACTGTTAAAGTATATATCAACTCCATCTTTTTTATGTTCTTTGCATTCCTTGGACCAAATGGCAAAGAACAACTTTTAGAATACACAAATCTAGGATTCTACTATGTGTGTAGGAGAACAACTAAAGGATGCGATGAAATGAAACACGAGGAAAACTGCATCAAtacaaaagaaaaaacaaataatgTGGAGTATACTGACATGGGTACTTGTTTACTAACTCAGAATCAGTTAAAATGTGATTCCAAATGTGCAATTTTTTTTGGTGTCTTCTCTACTCACTCAAAACTACTTTATAACACATGGAGAATGGGCTTTATGGGGTCTACCTTGAAACTGCTTTAATAAAGAACTGGCGATATAATGTGATGTTTTTagcattgtttattatttattgattttgatttGTGGTGGTAATTGACGTCTTGACTGTAATGACCAACTACTCAAATTTGCcccatatatttttttatatactcTTAGTTACACAGTTGACTCCACTTATTGACTTTGTGCCTATGATTTGATTATCATGACTGCATATTGGACACCAAGTAGATCAAATATCAATCAATGAAAACATTACAAGATACTGGAAAAAAGTCTTCACTGATTAGTGATTACTCTTTTCTGCAGCCATTTTCTTTGCTTGTAACAAAGTATAAATGGAGTGAATGGCCTTTTTTCAGAAGTGATGCTATCTGAAATTTACTAGAAGATTTCAGCTCAGTAAGCAACCTAGTATATTTATCTGTTTCGATAATTCTATCATCACATTGTGCTGCTTATTCATATTGAATGGTAGCAGATCCTTTGAAATGATGTTAATTCAAGTAGCTGCAAATTGAAGAATTTTGGTTTGGTTTGTTCTTTTAGtgaggcatttaataattattgagTCCCAAGGTATATGGTAGGGTCTTTGTGTCAATGCTTTTTAAATGTTGAATACAGAATTAGCGATACAACCTTTTATGTTTTTAATGCTTTCAGACATATGTCTTCAGTTCTCTCATTggacatttttaaaatttttttttgagttAAATCTCCAAAGTATGCTTAGGGATCTTTTGATATCATGTTTTTGTTTGTTAAAAAATGCACGTTGAAGAAAATCTATTAAGTCATAATCTGGTGGAATTGTATTTGTTAAGGTTGTCTAGTTTGAGGTCTTTACTTCCAAGGTCTTATAGATTCCTCTCTTGTGCTTCAGGTGTATGGATTCTATGATGAGTGCCAGCGGAAGTATGGGAATGCAAATGCATGGCGATTTTGTACTGATGTATTTGATTACCTCACATTATCAGCAATCATTGATAGAAGGGTAAGTTAAAGCTTTTAAGCTATATCATTTTCTAAAATTTGCCAGAAATCCAAGTGCTAAGCATGTAATGTAATGGTCAGTTTCAAGTGTTGAAAACACATAAATTTATAATCTAATGGTTGTTTTACCATTATCTTATTATATCACATAGTCTATCACGGTTTGTCAGAATGCATAGATTTTGTATATGTTCGATCTTCCAAGACGACTGGAGGTGGCTGTGTGTATATATGTGAAGCAGAATAGTTTTGTTTCTTGAACATAATCCCATTCCATTGGCTATTAAAATTAGGTCCTTTGTGTTCATGGAGGGCTTTCACCTGACTTACGAGCAATTGATCAGGTCAGCAGCAAGGTTTTTCAGACAAGCACTTGTGATTTTAGAATTGGAAGGAAAGATTTGAATGTAAGGGCCAATATTTTTGATCTGATATATTTGTGTTCTTATTTGCAGATTAGAGTCATTGACAGACATTGTGAAATACCACATGAAGGGCCCTTTTGTGATTTGATGTGGAGTGACCCAGAAGATATTGAAACCTGGGCAGTTAGTCCTCGTGGTGCTGGATGGCTTTTTGGGTCTAGAGTAACTTCTGAGGTAAGCAGAATCATTATTTTTCTGACAGAATGTAGGATTAAGTCTCAAGATATTGGTATAATTTTGTTAGTGTTTCATTTAAACTGGCAAATAGTCTTTTAAAAACCTTCTTGGATCCACAGTTCAACCACATCAATGACTTGGAGCTTGTCTGTAGAGCACATCAACTGGTGCAAGAAGGTCTTAAGTACATGTTTGAAGACAAAGGTTTAGTGACGGTAggcaaatgaaaatgcaataaaTCTAACTCTACATTTATTTTGCATACTATTTGTATGCATGAATTGGATCAATGTTTTTTATTCTAAATTTCATTACTACTTGAATGTGGATCACTAATCATTCACAAATTGTCAGGTTTGGTCTGCCCCAAATTATTGCTACCGTTGTGGCAATGTAGCTTCAATTTTGAGCTTCAATGAAAACATGGTATGGTTGAGCTATTttatttggtatgcttaatttttcattgatttattaATAGGCAACTGAGAGCCATTTAAATGCAGGAGAGAGATGTGAAATTCTTTACCGAAACTGAGGAGAATAACTCTATGATGGGAGCCCGAACTGCGGGTTCatattttttgtagaaaatatTTAAATATGCTTCATGATTCATGACTTTTGTAACTTGTAATATAGATGAATGGGGGTCATGTCTCTGTGTATTGTAATACTTTGCAAATTTTTATGGATTGTTGTTATGATAATATAAATATTTGATAGCCAGATGGTCGTTTGATTCTACATATCTTTAAGCTGGCTTGGTTAATTCTGTGAGGTAACTTTCAAAATGCTGGTTCTTAATCTTGATTCAAAACCAGTATGTGGAATATCCTCTAATGCAGAatggcaaatttgacatccattgtATAAGATAAAATGCAGGTCATACTAACAGCATTAAAATCCATTGATTTCTTTCATTTCTCGAAATCTATTTGCATCTTTAGACCTCATTTTTATTGATGCTTTTGTATAAAGTTAAGGATGCAACGGGTTAAGTAGTCATCAACTGTAGCTTTTTAGGTGATACCCTCTGCTCTACTTGTGGCAGTTTGTATCCCATCCTTGAACAGTTTGTATCCTTGCACATCGTCCTTATACTATTTTGCACAAAACATATAATATGAGTTGCACGAGGCTGGGATAATGTGGACGAGGAGCAATTTTTCTTATTACGTAGAGAAAATAGAAGTTCAGGATCCAGGTTCTTAATATTGTGTTAGTTGAGGTCACTATCCTGGAAATTTTTCTTaggctatttttttatatatattttacttgTATTACTATACCATTGGGGATTAACACGAGCATTGAATTCAATTGAGTATATTGGAGATGAATTCATTAAGTGATATTGATGTTTTCATAAGTGGACAAATGCGAtacaataattataatattttcatGACAAAATATTCAATAGAACACATTATACCAAATATAAAATTATTCATCACACATTCAAATTTTTCCTAAAATTGAACCCACAAGAAAAGTGAAGACCATATCATGAAATCTTTTGCCTTAAGAAATAAGATTCTAATAACTATAAACTTACTAGATCTTTGCATGGTTACAACATACTAAGAAAATAGTTTGTTAATCATCAATGCctttaaaaaaaatgtaaaattcatggatgtaatttttttttttgaggagtTTTACATTCTTGCCCCCAACT from Cryptomeria japonica chromosome 3, Sugi_1.0, whole genome shotgun sequence harbors:
- the LOC131059759 gene encoding phytochrome-associated serine/threonine-protein phosphatase — protein: MELDLWIERVKGGDHLTEDDLKLLCEYVKEILVEESNVQPVNSPVTVCGDIHGQFHDLMKLFHTGGHVPETNYIFMGDFVDRGYNSLEVFTILLLLKARYPAHITLLRGNHESRQITQVYGFYDECQRKYGNANAWRFCTDVFDYLTLSAIIDRRVLCVHGGLSPDLRAIDQIRVIDRHCEIPHEGPFCDLMWSDPEDIETWAVSPRGAGWLFGSRVTSEFNHINDLELVCRAHQLVQEGLKYMFEDKGLVTVWSAPNYCYRCGNVASILSFNENMERDVKFFTETEENNSMMGARTAGSYFL